A genomic stretch from Methanothrix sp. includes:
- a CDS encoding DUF1890 domain-containing protein, giving the protein MSNPDALVLMGCPEVPVQMSLVLYLSGALRDKGVDVFIAGNPAALNLARVADRKRCYLGRLIELERTIADIVEGRRSFGTCFAFAHNDAGITYAATVRALLPESKLFLIIFGRNAEELAGTVDFDAEKIVERAVHNPLGLRKKIDGVLAWAV; this is encoded by the coding sequence ATGAGCAACCCTGATGCGCTTGTTCTCATGGGATGCCCTGAGGTGCCGGTTCAGATGAGCCTTGTGCTCTACCTCTCGGGGGCTCTTAGGGATAAAGGGGTTGATGTTTTCATCGCTGGAAATCCTGCAGCGCTCAACCTCGCCAGGGTCGCAGATCGGAAGAGGTGCTACCTGGGAAGGTTGATTGAGCTTGAGAGGACGATAGCGGATATCGTTGAGGGAAGAAGATCGTTCGGCACCTGCTTTGCCTTCGCTCACAACGATGCCGGGATCACATATGCTGCCACTGTCAGGGCGCTGCTGCCTGAGTCAAAGCTCTTCCTGATAATCTTCGGCAGGAATGCGGAGGAGCTTGCTGGCACTGTCGATTTCGATGCGGAGAAGATCGTGGAGAGGGCGGTCCACAACCCTCTCGGGCTCAGGAAAAAAATTGACGGGGTGCTGGCATGGGCTGTATAG
- a CDS encoding DUF1894 domain-containing protein, with the protein MGCIEMLKPQVLLRGISFREAREYIESSCDECYHFQPGFRLFGEYIIGVPPIAVGIMKDGSVVFPYTKPCHGTFVLRHRDEAEAERVRKLGREEVMRSLKRR; encoded by the coding sequence ATGGGCTGTATAGAGATGCTCAAACCCCAGGTTCTGCTGAGAGGTATATCGTTCAGAGAGGCCAGGGAGTACATAGAGTCGAGCTGCGACGAGTGCTATCATTTCCAGCCGGGGTTCAGGCTCTTCGGGGAGTACATAATAGGGGTGCCGCCGATAGCTGTTGGCATCATGAAGGACGGAAGTGTTGTGTTTCCGTACACAAAACCATGCCACGGAACCTTCGTGCTGAGACACAGGGACGAGGCGGAGGCGGAGCGGGTCAGGAAGCTGGGAAGAGAGGAGGTCATGAGATCCCTGAAGAGGCGTTGA
- a CDS encoding MoaD/ThiS family protein gives MRIKIRAFAGFREILGKEMMVEIGSGSKVSDLINHLCEIKPELSGALFSDTGELRDYFMIMLNRRRLNLPEDLKADLSDNDEVAIFPPVAGG, from the coding sequence ATGCGGATAAAGATCAGGGCGTTTGCCGGGTTCAGGGAGATCCTGGGAAAGGAGATGATGGTTGAGATCGGGAGCGGATCTAAAGTATCGGATCTCATAAACCACCTCTGTGAGATAAAGCCGGAGCTCAGTGGGGCGCTCTTCTCCGATACAGGAGAGCTCAGGGATTACTTCATGATCATGCTCAACCGGAGGAGGCTGAATCTGCCGGAGGATCTCAAGGCAGACCTCTCCGATAACGACGAGGTGGCCATATTCCCGCCTGTGGCAGGTGGTTGA
- a CDS encoding molybdenum cofactor biosynthesis protein MoaE: protein MISDSEIDLGTILGSSIKPETGAVVAFVGVVRADPGVRGLEVEAYEEAALEELRRIKEEAIARFGVSSVDVAHRTGRLSLGEVIVVVVCGSSHRREAFQACEYVIDELKRRVPIWKKEQTEDGERWVRGDAC from the coding sequence TTGATATCAGATAGCGAGATAGATCTGGGTACGATCCTTGGCAGCTCCATAAAACCTGAGACTGGCGCTGTTGTCGCATTTGTTGGGGTGGTGAGAGCCGATCCGGGTGTCAGAGGGCTGGAGGTGGAGGCGTATGAGGAGGCAGCTCTGGAGGAACTCCGGAGAATAAAAGAGGAGGCTATCGCCCGCTTTGGAGTCTCCTCTGTTGATGTGGCGCACAGGACGGGGCGGCTCTCGCTGGGCGAGGTGATTGTTGTGGTGGTATGCGGATCATCCCACCGGAGGGAGGCTTTCCAGGCTTGCGAGTATGTTATCGACGAGCTGAAGAGAAGGGTTCCGATATGGAAGAAGGAGCAGACGGAGGATGGGGAGAGATGGGTGAGAGGAGATGCATGCTGA
- the cutA gene encoding divalent-cation tolerance protein CutA — MGERRCMLIITTAPPGDADRIAQSLVEEHLAACVSVIPVRSHFIWEGKISRENEEMLFIKTTSDAADRACMRILELHSYQLPEIIALEIADGHEPYLRWIHESVR, encoded by the coding sequence ATGGGTGAGAGGAGATGCATGCTGATAATAACCACAGCGCCTCCCGGAGACGCGGATCGTATAGCACAGTCCCTTGTTGAGGAGCATCTGGCAGCATGTGTCAGTGTGATCCCGGTCAGATCGCATTTCATCTGGGAGGGAAAGATCTCCAGGGAGAACGAGGAGATGCTCTTCATTAAAACAACATCCGATGCAGCAGATAGAGCATGCATGCGGATCCTGGAGCTCCACAGCTACCAGCTGCCCGAGATCATAGCTCTGGAGATCGCGGATGGGCATGAGCCGTATCTGAGATGGATCCATGAGTCTGTGCGGTGA
- a CDS encoding YkgJ family cysteine cluster protein: MVVHCIKQKPEPWYSEGLRFECIRCGRCCRGPGIVWISPEECSAIADFLGLSHDVFVREYLLECEHGFVLRDRLDMGCVMLEGDRCIIYPARPLQCSSYPFWAEILESRDAWLSEASRCPGINRGRLWSFREIRSRTLK, translated from the coding sequence ATGGTGGTGCATTGCATAAAGCAGAAACCGGAACCCTGGTACAGCGAGGGGCTGCGGTTTGAGTGCATTCGGTGCGGCAGGTGCTGCAGGGGCCCGGGAATCGTCTGGATCTCTCCCGAGGAGTGCAGCGCGATCGCGGATTTTCTGGGTCTCTCTCATGATGTGTTCGTCAGGGAGTATCTTCTGGAGTGCGAGCACGGCTTCGTCCTCAGGGACCGTCTGGATATGGGCTGTGTGATGCTGGAGGGCGATCGATGCATCATCTACCCAGCACGACCTCTCCAGTGCAGTAGCTACCCCTTCTGGGCGGAGATCCTGGAGAGCAGGGATGCATGGCTCTCTGAGGCATCAAGATGCCCTGGCATCAATCGAGGCCGCCTCTGGAGCTTCAGGGAGATACGAAGCAGGACGCTGAAATAA
- a CDS encoding phenylacetate--CoA ligase has protein sequence MSRYHNERMETASREELRDIQTEGLRRTVHYVYESNPVYRKLFDDHGVSPEEIRTLDDLQRLPMMNKELLRENYPLGLSCAPRESIVEMHMSSGSTGTPVIMPYTDGDLAQWAECMARCYTMSGARRGDAVQITPLFGLFNGGFGMYHGARAAGLFVIPAGPGNTARQIRLARDLRTRIITGVVSYGLRLIEVMKELNVELPDLEIGIFGAETFSDAMKRRISTGLGVEVFDIYGMTETGGVGTLGMDCMAHDGIHVWEDHYIVEIVDPKTGEPVEDGEPGELVVTSITREALPVIRFRTADLTRIISRERCDCGRTHIRIAPITGRLDDMIIVKGVNFFPKQVEQALMQIPGVGSNYQIIVEEVDGVRDIRINVEAEPWVTGYTVEKALKEALGFSPKGDVFPIGSLPRSDGKAQRVIHKKRQTG, from the coding sequence ATGTCCAGGTATCACAATGAACGGATGGAGACTGCATCCAGAGAGGAGCTGCGCGATATCCAGACTGAGGGGCTCCGCAGGACTGTGCATTACGTTTACGAATCAAATCCTGTTTACAGGAAGCTCTTCGACGATCACGGGGTCTCGCCCGAGGAGATCAGAACTCTGGATGATCTCCAGAGGCTGCCGATGATGAACAAGGAGCTGCTCAGAGAGAACTACCCTCTGGGGCTCAGCTGTGCTCCCAGGGAGTCGATCGTTGAGATGCACATGTCGAGCGGCTCCACGGGGACCCCTGTGATAATGCCGTACACTGATGGGGACCTCGCACAGTGGGCGGAATGCATGGCGAGGTGTTACACGATGTCCGGCGCCAGAAGGGGCGATGCTGTGCAGATCACGCCACTCTTCGGGCTGTTCAACGGCGGCTTCGGCATGTACCACGGCGCAAGGGCCGCAGGCCTTTTTGTCATACCCGCAGGCCCCGGAAACACTGCAAGGCAGATAAGGCTCGCCAGAGATCTCAGGACCAGAATCATCACCGGGGTTGTGAGCTACGGCTTGCGCCTGATCGAGGTGATGAAAGAGCTAAACGTGGAGCTGCCCGATCTCGAGATCGGGATATTCGGAGCGGAGACGTTCTCTGATGCGATGAAGAGGAGAATCTCCACAGGTCTCGGCGTGGAGGTCTTCGACATATATGGAATGACAGAGACAGGCGGAGTCGGAACCCTCGGGATGGACTGCATGGCGCACGATGGCATACACGTATGGGAGGACCATTACATCGTGGAGATTGTGGATCCAAAGACTGGAGAGCCTGTGGAGGATGGCGAGCCCGGGGAGCTTGTCGTTACCTCGATCACAAGAGAGGCGCTCCCTGTGATACGTTTTCGCACCGCAGATCTCACCAGAATCATCTCGCGGGAGCGCTGCGATTGTGGCAGAACGCACATCAGGATAGCGCCCATAACAGGCAGGCTGGACGACATGATCATAGTGAAGGGCGTGAACTTCTTCCCGAAGCAGGTTGAGCAGGCGCTGATGCAGATCCCCGGCGTCGGGTCGAACTACCAGATCATCGTCGAGGAGGTCGATGGCGTCAGGGATATCAGGATCAACGTCGAGGCAGAGCCATGGGTGACGGGGTACACAGTCGAGAAGGCGCTCAAGGAGGCTCTTGGCTTCAGCCCGAAGGGCGACGTCTTCCCCATAGGGTCTCTCCCGAGAAGCGATGGCAAGGCCCAGAGGGTCATCCACAAGAAGCGTCAGACTGGATAA
- the purE gene encoding 5-(carboxyamino)imidazole ribonucleotide mutase encodes MPDVSIISGSKSDQHVVDRILRVLDEGGVSYEHRVISAHRNPKELDQYIESTDARVFIAVAGMSAALPGAVAARTERPVIGVPVGGKLLGIDALLSIVQMPPGVPVACVGIDAGENAALLALRMLKS; translated from the coding sequence ATGCCAGATGTATCGATAATCTCAGGATCAAAATCGGATCAGCATGTCGTGGACAGAATTCTGAGAGTGCTTGATGAGGGCGGAGTGAGCTACGAGCACAGGGTCATCTCTGCGCACAGGAACCCAAAGGAGCTCGATCAGTACATCGAGAGCACGGATGCAAGGGTATTCATAGCTGTCGCTGGAATGTCGGCTGCACTCCCCGGTGCGGTGGCCGCCAGGACCGAGAGGCCTGTGATAGGTGTGCCGGTGGGTGGAAAGCTCCTGGGAATAGATGCGCTTCTCTCCATAGTCCAGATGCCTCCCGGCGTGCCTGTTGCATGTGTCGGGATAGATGCAGGGGAGAATGCCGCATTACTGGCCCTGCGGATGCTAAAATCCTGA
- a CDS encoding universal stress protein — MYKRILIATDGSDKSRLAAQEGLELAKALGAEVLALYVVNEVVIASAVRQLGADKKEVEAKLQKQGEKALDDIKEMGEKIGVKVEPVIRIGAPANVIIDVARTENIDCIVMGSHGESGVSKLLIGSVVQKVLYWATTPVLVVR, encoded by the coding sequence ATGTACAAGCGTATTTTGATTGCCACAGATGGCTCCGACAAGTCCAGACTGGCTGCGCAGGAGGGGCTTGAGCTTGCGAAGGCTCTGGGTGCGGAGGTCCTGGCGCTTTACGTGGTCAACGAGGTAGTCATAGCGAGCGCTGTAAGGCAGCTGGGTGCCGACAAGAAAGAGGTCGAGGCAAAGCTGCAGAAGCAGGGCGAGAAGGCGCTGGATGACATAAAGGAGATGGGCGAGAAGATTGGCGTCAAGGTCGAGCCTGTCATAAGGATCGGTGCACCTGCAAATGTCATCATAGATGTGGCCAGAACCGAGAACATCGACTGCATCGTGATGGGCAGCCACGGCGAGAGCGGCGTATCGAAGCTTCTCATAGGCAGCGTGGTCCAGAAAGTCTTATATTGGGCAACAACTCCTGTCCTGGTAGTGAGATAG